Within the Vallitalea longa genome, the region TTTACCCCTTCATATTAGTACGAAAGAACTTTCTAAAAAAAGTAGAATGGAACTTATCATATATGACCAAACTAATAAAAACTTATTTATTACTTAAAAGGAGGAAGAAAATGAACTTTAAAAAGGTATTTGCAATAATGTTATGCTTGACTTTATTATTAGTGGGATGTGGAAAATCAGCTGACACTAAAGACAAAGATTCAGAAGACAAAACTTTCAAAGTTGCCATGGTAACAAGTGCTGGTGGGTTAGGAGATCGTTCTTATAATGATTCTGGATATGAAGGACTTAAAAAAATTGAAAAAGATTTAGGAATGGAAATAAAAGTTGTTGAACCTGCAGATGTCTCAGAAGGTGAAAAATACTTAACTGAACTTGCAAAAGCAGGCTATGATTTAGTATGTACCCTTGAATATGGACATGCTGATGTTCTAGCTACTGTAGCTCCCCAATTTCCAGATACAAGATTCGCAATATTCAATATAGTTGTAGACCAACCAAATGTTACTTCTGTAATTTTTAAAGAACATGAAGGCTCATTCTTAGCTGGCGCTCTAGCAGCTATGGTAACAACCGATGAATCCATAGACAAAACAAATGATCAAAAAGTAATCAGTGCAATAGGTGGAGTTCAATCTCCTGGTATTGATAAATTTATAGTTGGTTATGAAGAAGGTGCCAAATATATAGACCCAGAAATCAAAGTATTGAAAGGATACTCTAATTCATTTGGTGATCCTGCAAAAGGAAAAGAACTCGCTCTAGTACAGATCGATCAAGGTTCAGACGTAGTATATCAAATAGCAGGTGGAACTGGCGAAGGTATATTCGAAGCCGTAAAAGATAAAAATGTTTTTGCAATAGGTGTTGACTCCGACCAAGATTATATCGTACCTGGTAATATCCTAACAAGTATGATGAAAAGACTGGACATGGCAATGGTTATGCTTGCAGAAAAATTAGAAGATGGTACTATCGATGACCAAAATCTTATCGAATTAGGATTAAAAGAAGGTACGGAACTTAGTCCAATGGAACATACAAAAGATATGTTAAAACAAGAATATCTTGATAAATTAGAAGAAATAAAAGAAAAAATTTCAAACGGAGAAATCAAAGTTACTGATGTCTCAAAAGAATAAAAAAAGATATCCCTAATCCTCAGTCAATACATTTCAAGGCTATAGAATAAGGGAAAACACCTTGAAATGTATTGTGATTAGTGGATATCTATATAAATAAATTAAAATCATCCAAGTTTACATCAATATACGAACTTGTTATGTAAAGGAGTGAATTTCCTTGTATATTATTGAAACTAAAAATCTCACAAAGAAATTCGGAGATTTTACAGCTAATAATAACATTAATCTACAAGTCAAAAAGGGTGAAATCCATGCAATTGTTGGGGAAAACGGTGCTGGAAAATCAACTCTTATGAATATGTTATATGGTTTATTACAACCCACTGAGGGTGAAATTTTAATTAAAGGAAAACACGTTACAATAAAAAATCCTCGTGATGCTATCAATCTTGGTATCGGTATGGTACATCAGCATTTTAAATTAGTACCTACATTTACAATCTTTGAAAATATCTTATTGGGCGATGAACTTACCAAAGGCATTCGCATTAATAAGAAAAAAGAAATAAAAGTCGTAAAAGAACTTATTGATAAATATGGTTTTAATATTAATCCCAAAGATAAAATCCAAAATGTTCCTATAGGAACTGAACAAAGGGTAGAAATATTAAAAATGCTTTATCGCAATGTGGATATTTTAATACTAGATGAACCAACTGCTGTACTTACTCCTCAAGAAGTTGATGAATTACTAATTAGTCTAAACGAGCTCCGTGAGGCGGGTAAGACAATCATCATTATTACACATAAGCTAGGTGAAGTCAAGAAATGCTCTGATAGTGTAACAGTCATTAGAAAAGGCGAAATAGTAAGCCGAGTAGAAACCAATGATGTGACAGAAAAAGACCTAGCCAAATTAATGGTAGGTAGAGATGTCTTGTTGCAAGTAGAAAAATCAGAAGCAAAAATTGGTGAAAAGCTATTTACTGTTAATAATCTTAGCGTAACCAATAAACAAAAAATCAAATTACTCAATAATGTAAATTTCACTGTCAAAAGAGGTGAAATCCTAGGTGTTGCAGGAGTTGAAGGTAACGGTCAATCACAGTTGATTAAAGTAATTACAGGACTTATGAAATGTACAAACGGAAAAATAACTTATAAAGGTAAAAATATAACTAATTATCCTTCTGAAAAAATAAGGAAACTAGGAATTGGTATTATTCCAGAAGATAGATATAAACATGGTTTGTGCAGAAATATGAAAATATCAGAAAACCTTATGGCAGGTTATCATGATACGAATAAATTTGGTTCAACTTATCATTATAACTACAACAAAATAAAGACAAACCGTGATGAATTAATTGATGACTTTGATATACGTGTGGGTTCGGCAGATGGAAACGTAGGTCAGTTATCAGGTGGAAACGCCCAAAAAGTTATCATTGCAAGAGAATTATCTATGAATCCAGATTTAGTTATAGCCAGTCAGCCTACTCGTGGAGTTGATATTGGTTCAATAGAATTTATTCATAAACAGCTAATTAAACTTCGAAATGATAACAAAGCTGTCCTTGTAGTATCATCTGAACTGTCAGAAATTATGAACCTGAGCGATAGAATAATTGTTATGTACAAAGGTAGTGTTATAGGAGAAGTCAATGCTAAAGAAACTACAAAAGAGGAACTAGGATTCCTTATGGCTGGAATAACAGATAGAAGTGAGGTAGAGAACAATGGCTAAAATTGACTATAAACAAATTTCAAAAAGAGTATTTTATTTAATCTTACCTGTCATATTTGCCTTTATCGTAGGAGCTATATTGATAATTATATCTGGACATAATCCAATAGAAGCTTATTCAGCCATGTTTCGAGGAGCTCTAGTTGGAAAAAGCGCTTTATACAATACATTATTCAGTGCTACTCCTATTATTGTAACAGGACTTGCAATCTCAGTTGCTTTTAAAGCGAATCTATTTAATATGGGTGTTGAAGGTCAAATGTATCTAGGTGCATTTGCTGCCGCTTATGTAGGTTTTACATTAAAAGGTATACCAACAGTAATCCATGTCCTATTATGTATAGTTGCGGCTATTATAGCTGGTGGACTATTCGCTCTTATACCTGGTGTATTAAAAGGCAGATTTAATGTTAATGAAATGGTGGTCACTATCATGTTAAACTATGTAGCAATTTTGTTAACTGATTACTTGACTAACTTCGTATTCTATTCAGGTGAAGGTTATGCCGCTACATACCCTATAGAACAAAGTGCCTACCTTCCTCGTTTCATGAAAACATCTCAACTGAACTTTGCTTTCTTGATAGCTATTGTCATGGTATGTATAGTCTACTATATATTCAAATATACAAGACTAGGTTTCGAAATAAAAGCTATTGGACATAACGTAAGTTTTGCAGAAGCAACTGGTATGAACACCAGAAAAAAAACTATCATCATAATGGTAGTTAGTGGGATGCTTGCTGGTGTTGCCGGTGCTGGAGAAATCCTAGGCGTTCATCATAGATTTATAGCTGGTTTTTCACCTGGATATGGATGGGATGGTATGACAATCGCACTACTTGGTAAAAATAATCCCATTGGTATTTTAATAGCTGCATTATTCTTCGGAATACTTAAAAATGGTGGAAGTACTATGGAGCTTATGGTTGGTGTTCCAAGATCACTAATAAGTATCATTCAAGGTTTAATCATCTTCTTTTTAGCTGTAGATTATTTAAATACAGAATTCAGTTTCATGTCAAGACTCAAACTTATGTTCAGAAGGAAAGTGAGGAGTTAGTATGATAGAAGCAATATTACACACATCCTTAAGAATGGCAACACCTATTGTATTAGCTGCCCTTGGAGGACTATTCACACACAAAGCTAATGTACTTAACATTGCATTAGAAGGCATGATGCTCATTGGAGCATTCGCAGGAGTAATAGCTAGTTTTGCCACTGGAAGTATCTTTATAGCGATTATTTCTGCTATAGTTGCATCAATGCTTTTTGCACTGCTCTTCAATGTATTTGGCATCACTTTGAAAGGGAATTTTATAATCACAGGTTTGGCAGTTAATATTTTCGCAGCTGGTTTGACATCTTTTGTCTTACAAGTCGCATTTGGTAGGAGAGGTGTATTCTCAGACCCTAAAATAGTAGGAACCACCCCTATTCATATTGAATTTTTGGACAAAATACCTTTTATTGGACCTATCTTGAATAACCATTCACCTATGGTTTATGTAAGTATTATCATTGCGATTCTAGTATATTTCGTTCTGAATCATACTAAATACGGTATTTACGTTAGAGCTGTAGGAGAAAATGAAGAAGCTGCAAAAGCTATTGGTATCAAAGTCAATAGAATTAAATACTCTACTGTTTATATAAGCGCAATACTATGTGCACTCGCTGGGATTAATCTTTCCCTTGGCAACCTCACTATGTTTGTTGAAAATATGACTAATGGCCGTGGATTTATTGCCCTTGCAGCAATATTCTGTGGAAGAGGTACTACTCTTGGTACCTATGTATTTAGTTTCCTATTTGGTTTTGCTGATTCTATTCAAATGCGTTTACAGAATCTTAACATTCCAGGCACATTTATACAAATGATACCTTTTATATTTATAGTATTAGTGTTATCAATTGTTGGAGCTGTTAGAATGATTGGTAACTTAGATAGGGGGATAAAAGATGAATAAAAAAACAGCTTTAGTAATTGTGGATATGCTTTATGACTTTGCACACCCG harbors:
- a CDS encoding BMP family lipoprotein, with product MNFKKVFAIMLCLTLLLVGCGKSADTKDKDSEDKTFKVAMVTSAGGLGDRSYNDSGYEGLKKIEKDLGMEIKVVEPADVSEGEKYLTELAKAGYDLVCTLEYGHADVLATVAPQFPDTRFAIFNIVVDQPNVTSVIFKEHEGSFLAGALAAMVTTDESIDKTNDQKVISAIGGVQSPGIDKFIVGYEEGAKYIDPEIKVLKGYSNSFGDPAKGKELALVQIDQGSDVVYQIAGGTGEGIFEAVKDKNVFAIGVDSDQDYIVPGNILTSMMKRLDMAMVMLAEKLEDGTIDDQNLIELGLKEGTELSPMEHTKDMLKQEYLDKLEEIKEKISNGEIKVTDVSKE
- a CDS encoding ABC transporter permease yields the protein MAKIDYKQISKRVFYLILPVIFAFIVGAILIIISGHNPIEAYSAMFRGALVGKSALYNTLFSATPIIVTGLAISVAFKANLFNMGVEGQMYLGAFAAAYVGFTLKGIPTVIHVLLCIVAAIIAGGLFALIPGVLKGRFNVNEMVVTIMLNYVAILLTDYLTNFVFYSGEGYAATYPIEQSAYLPRFMKTSQLNFAFLIAIVMVCIVYYIFKYTRLGFEIKAIGHNVSFAEATGMNTRKKTIIIMVVSGMLAGVAGAGEILGVHHRFIAGFSPGYGWDGMTIALLGKNNPIGILIAALFFGILKNGGSTMELMVGVPRSLISIIQGLIIFFLAVDYLNTEFSFMSRLKLMFRRKVRS
- a CDS encoding ABC transporter ATP-binding protein, translating into MYIIETKNLTKKFGDFTANNNINLQVKKGEIHAIVGENGAGKSTLMNMLYGLLQPTEGEILIKGKHVTIKNPRDAINLGIGMVHQHFKLVPTFTIFENILLGDELTKGIRINKKKEIKVVKELIDKYGFNINPKDKIQNVPIGTEQRVEILKMLYRNVDILILDEPTAVLTPQEVDELLISLNELREAGKTIIIITHKLGEVKKCSDSVTVIRKGEIVSRVETNDVTEKDLAKLMVGRDVLLQVEKSEAKIGEKLFTVNNLSVTNKQKIKLLNNVNFTVKRGEILGVAGVEGNGQSQLIKVITGLMKCTNGKITYKGKNITNYPSEKIRKLGIGIIPEDRYKHGLCRNMKISENLMAGYHDTNKFGSTYHYNYNKIKTNRDELIDDFDIRVGSADGNVGQLSGGNAQKVIIARELSMNPDLVIASQPTRGVDIGSIEFIHKQLIKLRNDNKAVLVVSSELSEIMNLSDRIIVMYKGSVIGEVNAKETTKEELGFLMAGITDRSEVENNG
- a CDS encoding ABC transporter permease, which translates into the protein MIEAILHTSLRMATPIVLAALGGLFTHKANVLNIALEGMMLIGAFAGVIASFATGSIFIAIISAIVASMLFALLFNVFGITLKGNFIITGLAVNIFAAGLTSFVLQVAFGRRGVFSDPKIVGTTPIHIEFLDKIPFIGPILNNHSPMVYVSIIIAILVYFVLNHTKYGIYVRAVGENEEAAKAIGIKVNRIKYSTVYISAILCALAGINLSLGNLTMFVENMTNGRGFIALAAIFCGRGTTLGTYVFSFLFGFADSIQMRLQNLNIPGTFIQMIPFIFIVLVLSIVGAVRMIGNLDRGIKDE